A single region of the Drosophila takahashii strain IR98-3 E-12201 chromosome 2R, DtakHiC1v2, whole genome shotgun sequence genome encodes:
- the Mtkl gene encoding uncharacterized protein Mtkl produces the protein MKNLQFTLFLVIYLTIFEKFLCEARVWRPPPPPGRNPFDFNPSPFNPSKG, from the coding sequence ATGAAAAATCTTCAGTTTACGCTGTTCTTAGTCATATATTTGActattttcgaaaaatttcTCTGCGAGGCAAGAGTTTGGAggccgccaccaccaccaggaCGAAATCCCTTTGATTTCAACCCCTCACCATTCAATCCAAGCAAAGGCTAA